In Vibrio bathopelagicus, the following are encoded in one genomic region:
- a CDS encoding glutaredoxin family protein — MAFKLTEQLNISHQINVVDIALDDELFSRYGVTIPVLKFESSDLSQHSELNWPFGLLELNDWLKKNGITYNS, encoded by the coding sequence ATGGCATTTAAACTCACGGAACAGCTGAATATAAGTCATCAGATCAATGTGGTGGATATCGCATTGGATGATGAACTCTTTTCCCGTTACGGGGTCACTATTCCGGTGCTCAAATTTGAAAGCTCTGATTTGTCTCAACACTCAGAGCTTAACTGGCCATTTGGCTTGTTAGAACTTAACGATTGGTTAAAGAAGAATGGCATTACTTACAATTCATAA